A single genomic interval of Camelina sativa cultivar DH55 chromosome 11, Cs, whole genome shotgun sequence harbors:
- the LOC104728369 gene encoding transcriptional activator Myb-like yields MRQERKKKTKRPSRGERLWTESQDLKLIELVEAYGLESWNLIAEKMQTRSAQGCRMRWVHELDPKLNKTEFTKAEEELMITAQKLYGNKWSKIAKLLNRRTDYAVRMHFNRNVWRQTEPNITFSPAPLNPYAYTVPGNGSYEGIGIKNYSCNTPNEEATNLYARMPVQLSGHQHHFPTFPAGSSSALFTPHVSISQPSSSPEAEDTMMRKPPKFIDFLGVGDS; encoded by the exons ATGCGtcaagagaggaagaagaagacaaagaggcCATCTCGTGGTGAACGACTCTGGACAGAGTCACAAGATCTCAAACTCATAGAGCTCGTGGAAGCTTATGGTCTAGAGAGCTGGAATCTCATTGCAGAGAAGATGCAAACAAGATCAG CTCAGGGTTGCAGAATGAGATGGGTGCACGAGCTCGATCCAAAGCTTAACAAGACAGAATTCACCAAGGCGGAAGAAGAATTAATGATAACAGCTCAAAAATTATATGGCAACAAATGGTCGAAGATTGCTAAGCTCCTAAATAGAAGAACAGACTATGCTGTGAGGATGCATTTCAACAGAAACGTATGGAGGCAAACAGAACCTAACATAACATTTTCCCCTGCCCCCCTGAATCCATATGCCTACACTGTTCCTG GTAATGGAAGTTATGAAGGTATCGGGATCAAGAACTACAGCTGTAATACGCCAAATGAGGAAGCTACTAACCTCTATGCTCGCATGCCAGTGCAACTCTCAGGTCATCAACATCACTTCCCTACCTTCCCTGCAGGCTCCTCCTCGGCACTATTCACACCGCATGTCTCCATCTcccaaccatcatcatcaccagaaGCGGAGGatacaatgatgagaaaacCCCCGAAATTTATTGATTTTCTCGGGGTAGGAGATTCTTGA
- the LOC104728370 gene encoding uncharacterized protein LOC104728370 → MGQDYSYSQPDSSDEYDRYSQDTEEREVEALIRMDEAESNLLNTQATLYPPQPEVEFGFPKVCYCGGQPILSSNENRRFFTCGNVDDGDMHIHKWWDAAVMEEISEMNRQRELLTEKVDSITFACDYDSHIRNETEQKIAQLEKIVFEQGKSRNKFRY, encoded by the exons ATGGGCCAAGACTACAGCTACTCTCAGCCTGATTCCTCAGATGAGTATGATAGATATTCGCAGGACACTGAGGAGAGGGAAGTAGAAGCTTTGATTCGGATGGATGAGGCTGAGAGTAACTTACTCAACACTCAGGCGACTCTATACCCTCCCCAACCTGAGGTTGAATTCGGATTCCCCAAGGTATGTTACTGTGGTGGTCAGCCTATTCTATCCTCAAACGAGAACAGAAG GTTCTTCACATGTGGGAATGTTGATGATGGCGATATGCATATCCACAAGTGGTGGGATGCAGCAGTCATGGAGGAGATAAGTGAGATGAACAGACAACGTGAACTGCTGACGGAGAAGGTAGATAGCATCACATTCGCGTGTGACTACGACTCACACATCCGTAATGAAACTGAGCAGAAAATAGCCCAGTTAGAGAAGATAGTGTTTGAGCAAGGGAAGAGCAGAAATAAGTTTAGATATTAA
- the LOC104728371 gene encoding pentatricopeptide repeat-containing protein At5g39710-like: IKLVKCFSLKPLIRRSLSSLASSSSDSLLADKALTSLRRHPYQLHHLSATFTPEAASNLLLKSQNDQELVLKFLNWANPHQFFTLRCKCITLHILTKFKLYKTAQTLAEDVAAKTIDDGDASLVFTSLKETYDLCDSTSSVFDLVVKSYSRLSLIDKALSVVRLAQAHGFMPGVLSYNAVLDATIRSKRNISFAEDVFKEMLESQVSPNVFTYNILIRGFCFAGNIDVALGFFKRMEKKGCLPNVVTYNTYNTLIDGYCKLRKIDDGFELLRSMAMKGLEPNLISYNVVINGLCREGRMKETSFVLTEMNKKGYSLDEVTYNTLIKGYCKEGNFHQALVMHAEMLRHGLSPSVITYTSLIHSMCKAGNMNRATEFLEQMRVRGLFPNERTYTTLVDGFSQKGYMNEAYRVLKEMIDNGFSPSIVTYNALVNGHCVAGKMEDAIAVLEDMKEKGLTPDVVSYSTVLSGFCRSYDVDEALRFKREMVEKGIKPDTITYSSLIQGFCEQRRTKEACELYEEMLRAGLSPDEFTYTALINAYCMEGDLEKALQLHNEMVEKGVLPDVVTYSVLINGLNKQARTREAKRLLLKLFYEDSVPSDVTYHTLIENCSNIEFKSIVSLIKGFCMKGMMAEADRVFESMLEKNHKPDGTAYNVMIHGHCSGGDVRKAYSLYKEMVKSGFLLHTVTVIALVKALHKEGKVDELNSVIENVLRSCELSEPEQAKVLVEINHREGKMVVVLDVLAEMAKDGFLPNGKS, encoded by the coding sequence attaaacTTGTTAAATGTTTCTCTCTAAAACCCCTAATTCGACGATCGCTCTCTagcttagcttcttcttcatcagattcACTTCTTGCCGATAAAGCTTTAACCTCTCTCAGACGTCATCCTTACCAACTTCACCACCTCTCTGCAACTTTCACTCCAGAGGCAGCTTCGAATCTTCTCCTCAAATCTCAGAACGATCAAGAATTGGTCCTCAAGTTCCTAAATTGGGCGAACCCACATCAGTTCTTCACTCTCCGTTGCAAATGCATCACTCTCCACATCCTCACCAAATTCAAACTCTACAAAACAGCTCAAACCCTCGCGGAAGATGTCGCAGCCAAAACCATAGACGACGGAGACGCTTCCCTCGTCTTCACATCGCTAAAGGAGACTTACGATTTGTGCGATTCGACTTCCTCTGTTTTCGATTTGGTAGTGAAGTCTTACTCTCGTTTGAGTTTGATTGATAAGGCTCTGAGTGTTGTTCGTTTAGCTCAAGCTCATGGCTTTATGCCTGGGGTTTTGTCTTACAATGCGGTTTTAGATGCTACGATTAGATCTAAGAGAAACATTAgctttgctgaggatgtgttcAAGGAAATGTTGGAAAGTCAAGTTTCTCCTAATGTGTTTACTTACAATATCTTGATTAGAGGGTTCTGCTTTGCTGGGAATATAGATGTTGCTTTGGGGTTTTTCAAACGAATGGAGAAGAAAGGTTGTTTACCAAATGTTGTTACTTACAATACTTACAATACTTTGATTGATGGGTATTGTAAGTTGCGTAAGATTGATGATGGGTTTGAGCTTTTGAGATCAATGGCAATGAAAGGCTTGGAGCCTAATTTGATTTCTTACAATGTTGTTATTAACGGGTTATGTAGAGAAGGGAGGATGAAGGAGACAAGTTTTGTACTTACTGAGATGAATAAGAAAGGATACTCGCTTGATGAAGTCACTTATAATACTCTTATTAAAGGTTATTGTAAAGAAGGTAACTTTCATCAAGCTCTTGTGATGCATGCTGAGATGCTGAGACATGGGTTGTCACCTAGCGTTATCACTTATACTTCACTGATACATAGTATGTGTAAGGCTGGGAATATGAACAGGGCTACTGAGTTTCTTGAACAGATGCGTGTTAGAGGGCTTTTTCCTAATGAGCGTACGTACACGACGTTGGTTGATGGGTTTTCTCAAAAGGGGTATATGAATGAAGCTTATCGGGTTTTGAAAGAGATGATTGATAATGGCTTTTCTCCTTCCATTGTGACTTATAATGCTCTGGTTAACGGGCATTGTGTTGCTGGGAAAATGGAAGATGCGATAGCAGTTCTTGAAGATATGAAGGAGAAAGGTTTGACTCCTGATGTAGTGAGTTATAGCACAGTGTTATCTGGGTTTTGTAGAAGTTATGATGTTGATGAGGCTCTTAGATTTAAGAGGGAAATGGTTGAAAAGGGTATCAAACCTGATACAATCACCTACTCGTCATTGATCCAAGGGTTTTGTGAGCAGAGAAGGACGAAGGAAGCTTGTGAGCTTTACGAGGAAATGCTGAGAGCTGGCCTTTCACCTGATGAATTTACTTACACAGCCTTGATCAATGCTTACTGTATGGAAGGTGATCTGGAAAAAGCGCTCCAGTTGCACAATGAAATGGTTGAGAAAGGTGTATTGCCCGATGTCGTCACTTACAGCGTGCTTATAAACGGGCTTAACAAACAAGCTCGAACAAGAGAAGCAAAAAGACTCTTGCTCAAGCTGTTCTACGAAGACTCAGTTCCTAGTGATGTTACATACCATACACTCATAGAAAACTGCAGTAACATCGAGTTCAAAAGCATAGTATCTCTTATTAAAGGATTCTGTATGAAAGGAATGATGGCTGAAGCTGATCGAGTTTTCGAATCCATGCTTGAGAAAAACCATAAACCCGATGGAACAGCATACAACGTTATGATCCATGGTCATTGCAGTGGTGGAGATGTCCGCAAAGCATATAGTCTGTACAAAGAGATGGTGAAATCCGGATTTCTTCTCCACACTGTGACAGTGATTGCTCTGGTTAAGGCATTGCACAAGGAAGGGAAGGTTGATGAACTAAACAGTGTGATTGAGAATGTATTAAGAAGCTGTGAACTGAGCGAACCAGAGCAAGCCAAAGTGCTTGTGGAGATCAATCATAGAGAAGGGAAAATGGTTGTGGTTCTTGATGTGCTTGCTGAAATGGCCAAAGATGGATTTCTTCCCAACGGCAAAAGTTAA
- the LOC104724321 gene encoding AIG2-like protein A, which yields MSSSGPQLHNVFVYGGFQEPDVFNILLDRTPEIVSATLPGFQRFRLKGRLYPCIVPSEKGEVHGKILMGLTSDELENLDAVEGSEYERVTVGVVRNDNSEKLPVKTYMWINKDDHDMCGEWDFEEWKRLHMNKFIESFKKIMEWKKNPNGKGRDDFSHVLREDLSDESTPSS from the exons ATGAGTAGCTCTGGTCCTCAGCTTCACAATGTGTTCGTCTATGGTGGCTTTCAGGAGCCAGACGTCTTCAATATCTTGCTTGACCGTACTCCTGAGATAGTCTCCGCAACACTCCCTGGCTT tcagAGGTTTAGGCTTAAAGGACGTTTGTATCCATGTATTGTTCCCTCTGAGAAAGGAGAAGTTCATGGGAAG ATACTAATGGGATTAACAAGTGATGAACTTGAGAATTTAGATGCGGTTGAGGGCAGTGAGTATGAGAGAGTGACAGTTGGAGTTGTACGAAAT GACAATTCGGAGAAGTTGCCAGTGAAGACATATATGTGGATCAACAAGGATGATCATGATATGTGTGGAGAATGGGATTTCGAG GAATGGAAACGATTACACATGAATAAATTCATAGAGTCGTTTAAGAAAATCATGGAATGGAAGAAGAATCCTAATGGAAAAGGAAGAGATGATTTCAGCCATGTCCTACGGGAAGATCTATCGGATGAGAGTACTCCATCGTCTTGA
- the LOC104724322 gene encoding uncharacterized protein LOC104724322 — MYSNGIVFKVFNLARSLSLSEIWLRKKSKIRIMYNNRKPMEKKKKEGMASNNQDMSFKNIMKDVKFFASKEAEATFECSVSTDEETERERREARCWTRIGFLGDLEDSLGV; from the exons ATGTATTCGAATGGTATTGTTTTTAAGGTCTTTAATCTcgctcgctctctctctctctctgaaattTGGCtcagaaagaaatcaaaaatcaGAATAATGTATAATAATCGTAAgccaatggagaagaagaagaaggaaggcaTGGCTTCTAATAATCAAGATATGAGCTTTAAGAATATTATGAAAGATGTTAAATTCTTTG CCTCAAAAGAAGCAGAGGCTACCTTTGAGTGTAGCGTTAGTACCgatgaagaaacagaaagagagagaagagaagctagATGTTGGACCAG AATAGGATTCTTGGGAGATTTGGAGGACAGTTTGGGAGTGTAA
- the LOC104719606 gene encoding AIG2-like protein A: MSSSSSPQLHNVFVYGSFQEPDVNHVMLNRTPEIVSAILPGFQRFRLKGRLYPCIVPRENGEVHGKVLVGLTDDELENLDWVEGNEYERVKVEVIRKDNSEKMTVDTYPWINKNDPDIGGDWDFEEWKRVHMKKFIETFKEIMEFKRNPQKGRDDFQYVLREDPGNAPSS, encoded by the exons ATGAGTAGCTCTAGTTCTCCTCAACTTCACAATGTTTTCGTCTATGGCAGCTTTCAAGAGCCTGATGTTAACCACGTCATGCTTAACCGTACTCCTGAGATCGTCTCTGCAATACTCCCTGGCTT tCAGAGGTTTAGGCTTAAAGGGAGATTGTATCCCTGTATTGTACCCCGTGAGAATGGAGAAGTTCATGGAAAG GTACTAGTGGGATTAACGGATGATGAACTTGAGAATCTTGATTGGGTTGAAGGAAACGAATATGAAAGAGTTAAAGTTGAGGTTATAAGGAAG GACAACTCAGAGAAGATGACAGTGGATACATATCCATGGATCAACAAGAATGATCCTGATATTGGTGGAGATTGGGATTTCGag GAATGGAAACGAGTGCATATGAAGAAATTCATAGAGACGTTCAAAGAAATCATGGAATTTAAGAGGAATCCACAAAAGGGAAGAGATGATTTCCAATATGTTTTACGCGAAGATCCCGGGAATGCTCCTTCGTCTTGA